GGCCAAGTCAGTCCCCAGATCTTAATCCGAGTGAAAACCTTTGGAAGGAATTAAAAGCCAAAGTATGGGCGCATAATCCAAAAAATATCGCGGaattaaaatcattttgttttgaagaatggaataaaattcCTGTTGAAACTTGTAAAAAGCTtgttaacaattataaaaatcgcTTAAATGCAGTTTTGGAGAATAACGGATACTTTACCTGCTGGAGTGCTGTCGCGAACTGGTTCCGTTCGCTTATCCCATTGTACATCTCTCATACGCTTCTCCGAGTATCCTCATGTTCGACGATGTTCCCATCTCTTCGGCCACCGGGGTCCAACAGGGAGATCCCCTGGGTCCTGTCCTTTTTGCCTTGGGCGTTAACAGTATCGCTCACTCTGTTCGATCCCCAGTTAACATATGGTATCTGGATGACGCAACCATTTGCGGTCCCCCCGACGCTGTTTTCGACGACCTTCGTTCTATCCTCCCTTCCCTCTCGGACATCGGCCTATCTATAAACGCCAATAAATCCGAAATCGTGAACATTGCCTTAAATCCGAGTGACTTCACTGCTTCAATTTCCACGTGCCGAGGCATTCTCTCAGACGTCCGGATTACGGACAAATCAAATCTTACGATTCTCGGTGCCCCCAtggggccttctgccctcgaatgCTCACTCGCTGGAAAAATTTCCCACTTATCCAAAATGATCGACAAGCTTAAAGTCATCGAGCCTCATGTGGCTTTTTTCCTCCTCCGAAACCACTTCTCCGTCCCTAAGATCCTTTACACCCTAAGATGTGCACCCTGCTTTCAAAGAGGCGACCTTCTTTCCGACCTTGACAATATCCTCAGGCTCGGTACGAGCTCTCTTTGCAATCTGGCTTTCGACGATCCAGGCTGGACTCAGGCATCCCTGCCTGTGCGCTGGGGTGGCCTTGGCTTGAGATCCTATTCCGATCTTGCCCTCCCGGCATTCCTATCCGCTCATCACGCTTCTCGTACTCTCTCAGACATCGTTCTTAGAAACCTCCCCGAACGGAAATTGTCTGAAGTTTACTCTGCAGCCCGTGGTCGGTGGGAGGCTCGGTTTGGTTCGTAGCTGCCCAACTCTCAATCTGTACAGCGCCAATGGGACGAAATCTCTTGTCAGGCAATCTTCGAAGGCCTGCTTCCTGTCTCCAATCAACACCGTGTCGCTTGCCTCCGTGCAGGTCGCTGTGAAAGCAGCGGTGTCTGGTTAaaggctctccctctcccttccatcgGGAACCTGTTGGACAAGGAATGCCTAAGAATTGCAATCTCCCTCCGTGTCGGGCTGAAAATCTGCCAGTCGCACAAATGCCGTTGTGGGGGAACTGTTGACGAGTACGGTTTGCATCCCCTCGCTTGCCGGCGGAGTGCCGGTCGTGCCCCCCGTCACAGTGAACTCAACTCAGTCGTACAGAGAGCCCTCGCCTCAGCAGGCATCCCGTCTATCCTTGAACCTGTTGGATtggatagaggggatggcaaacgccctgacggcatgtccaccttcccctacgagcaggggaaatcccttatttgggattctacctgctcggacacgttctcgctgggaaatctcgcgctgtccgccgccaatcctgggcacgcttccaggcaggccgaggagcgaaagattctcaagtacggccacctgtccaactcgctgctctttactccaattgccgtggagtcctccgggatcttcggtcccaagacactccgcttccttcgctcgctcggtcgacggatttcaaggactagtcacgatccaagagagttttcttggctcctggaacgtctgtcgattgctgtgatccgagggaacgtcttcgccattcgcgcggctggtcgggtgtctcgtgaggcctttaactaacttagctatctgtaatttttgtcttgtttgtataaatttgttgattttgtaaaaaaaaaaaaaaaactttacaaagTATTAAGTAATTTGTCCaagactaattattattattattagcactgtcataggaacataatgtaatttaaactaattaagttcCCACATGTGCCACATATGAGACTATCTTTTCGGTCATAATTTTCCATGATGTGCGGTTGTATGCTATACTCCTGAGAGTATCTAGGTCGTCTCCATTTTTCAGTTGTCTTTTAACGCGTTGTAGTTCTTTTGAGATTACAATAGGTAATGTATTTCGTGGGCGTCCTCGGGACGCAGATCTTTCGTCCTTTGCGTAATATGATTCCATTGCCCAGTTAGCATAGACATCCTGGTCGAGTCTTAGAATGTGGCCCAATAGGCGCCAACGTGCTTCGGTAATGTCCACACTGACGGGTCTGCTGTTGCAGATATTGTATAGGGTGGAGTTCTTGATTTTCTTTGGCCAGTTGATGCCAATAAGAATTCTTAACTGTCTTCTATGGAATGCATCAAGAGATTTTGATTCAGACTCAGATATTCCCCATGTTCCTCCGTTGTACAAAAGTATGGGTTTAATAAAAGCATTGTATAATTTGGCACGTAAGGCCGTTCCAACCTCGCGGTTTCGTAGCCAAGTGGTCCGCAGTTTGTTAAGTGAACAGTCGATAGCATCTTTCTCCTCATAATGTCTTCACTATCTCCTAAAAGAGTTCCAACTTTTTTCGAGTTTCGCCATTTTTCGTCTGTTCTATTTGCCTCCCGGTTGATTGTTACATATTCGGTTTTTTCTATGTTCACTTTTAAGAACCATTTTTCCAGTGCCTGGGGAGCAATGTTCAGCAGTTCTTCGAGTGTCGACTTATCATGAGACAAAAAGTCTACATCGTCGGCATATATCACTTCAGTTATTGAAGTAGTCTTCACTAGTTTTCTCAGATCTCTTAGTGCCGCTTCAAGATAGACAATGAATAGTACAGGTGATATTGAATCACCTTGGGGCGTTCCAATGCTTGTTTTGAAAGATCTTGATTGTACGGGTCCGATCTTCACCGTTAACTCGGTGTCTATAAGTAGTGCTCGAACCATTCTGATCGAGTCATTGTCAAGAATAGTTTTGAGGATCTCCATTAGCTTGTCTCTGCGGATTGTATCAAATGCCCTGCTCATATCAATGCCCAATATTGTGGTCGCCATTTTAAATTTCTGAGATATGGCACAGATCCATCTATGTCCCCATACTACATCTGCAGTTGATCGCCCAGGCCTGAATCCACTTTGGCTAGCCGACAGATATTCATTAACAGGGTCCTTAATACGTTCCAGTGTTACGAGCGAGAAGATTTTCCTTATTGTGTTCAAGAGTATGATTGGGCGAATGTTGTTAAGAGGACCTTGCGGCTTGTTGGGTTTTTGGAGAGGAATTAGCGTTCCTTTCCCAATAGGCGGTATGGTATTTCCATGGAACATCTCGTTCAGGAGATTTGTGATTATAGTTGAGATCTCCATTGGGGAGTACTTTATCAATTCACCGTTGATGTTGTCTGGACCCGCCGCAcggttgttttttaatttttttatagccTTCAAAACTTCAAggtgtgttattttgttgtttagatAACGTTCTTCACCCTCATCGAGAGCATCGGCCCTGCCATTGAATAGTATTTCGAAGTGGTCGGCGATTGTATTTACCATTTCGATTGGGTTTCCAATTGTTTTCCCATGTTCATCGTGCACAAccagttttgttttctgttgtcgTCGGCGTAGTAGTCTGATGGCTGCGTACATTTGCGCACCATCCTTTAAGTCTTCAACTTCTGATATTCGAGAGTTTAATAAAGCTTTCACGTATTTAAGATTTTCCTTCTTGATTGTTCTCGATATTTTCCTACGTTCTCTTTTGAGTTTTTCCTTTGCCTCCTTGTCGTTGGTTTTTTCAATTTTCAGTTGGatggctttttgttttgttgccaTTTCGGCAACATTTGGATTCAATGGTTGAGTTAGTGACGCAACTCTATTGCACAAAGTCTTAATCACATATGAGGCTACAAAGAGATTTTACTTTGCTATCATTCAATGTCAGAGGACTATCTGACCTATCCAAGCGAAAAATCCTATGCCGGGATCTGAATGCATATGGTGCAACTATCGGATGCTTTCAAGAAACGAAGGTCAAAGGCGGGCTAGATGAGATACACAACGAGTATCGAATCATTCTCCTTCCATCAGAATCACGTCATTATGGGCAGGGGTTTGGCATTCATAAGACCTTTTGGAATTCAATTCACAAATACTACCGTGTGAACGACCGCATATGTGTACTACAACTGAGACAAAAAACTTTGACCAACACGGATCGAATAATCAGCATTATAAATGTCTACGCCCCACAAAGTGGAAGACTGAAGAAGAACATGGATGAACTAGACTCTTTCTATCACATGCTATCAAAGACCTACACGAGTATAAAAACATCCTTCCTTATACTAATTGCCGGTGATTGGAATGCTAAGGCAGGCAAAGGCCGTGGTGAAGAAGTGTTCATGGGCAGACATGGACGGGGGATAAGAAatgcaccaggtgaaatgcttgtgAACTTCTGCAGCATATTCAAGCTACTGCTATGCAATACGGTCTTTCCTCATGCGGCACGTCATAAAACCACGTGGACCGGGActagaagaaacaaaaatgggGAGTACGTCAACATCTATAATCAAATCGATTATATCATCTgtagacaagaagaaaaacatcgATTGCTGGATGCCAGGTCATATGGCGGGGCACTTACACTGAGCGATCACAAAGCCATTGTGGCACGATTGAGACTGAAAAGAATTTTTGGATCGCCtctttcaaaagaaaatgaatcaaACCGAATTAGATACTCAGTGGAAAAACTGATTACATCAGATGTTACCAAGGAAAAATACTCCCAGGCAATCATCGAAAACCTAAATAACAGAAACGGTAAAAGACCCAAACAAAAGCTTGGATATATTAGAAAAACTTATTCACAAAGCTGCAACGGAAACCATTGGACGACTGCATTCAGAACCACTCAAACCCAAGACTAATTAGCATTTGATTTTGTGACTGTTTgtttaaaatgtcaaaatttttttaaaataaaattttctttggattatttttaaatgttttattatgtaaaaaactttgtttaattttttagcCTTTGgaaaaaatgagataaaaacaggtatgtttaagaaaagaaaattttaataattacaaGGAGGACGCAACACTGTAAACATCCTCAGGCTCACTCAATTCGTCCACACTACTATCCAGATGGGTAATGTGGGCTACAAATAAGGGGACAAAGCAAACGTTTGCTGAAGAAATAGTTATCTTCCAAGTCAGAATCGTCATCTTCTGATTCCGAATCCACAAACCTCTTGGGATCCACAGCCAACCAGTTCAACTGGACATTACAAGAGCACATACTCGACTACGAGTGGACACACACTTCCAGCGCCCTGCCACTTTCTTCCTCAACACAATCTGCACTTCATTCACACAGATTCTGTATCGAGAAGAGGACACCACCGAACCCTTCAATGGCAGAAAGAACGCATACAACCCTCcctcagactttcctctacaaATTACGACTTGTATCAATACCGAAACAATAATTGGCTGTCCTCAACTACCACCACTCCCTCGTCCTTAACATTGATTAAACGGACTGCGAAAAACAATTTGAAGTCTGTCTCCGCCCACGTGACCATGGGTTGTAGCCTGGGATTAATAAATATCTTACCATTTTCCATTTCCCTCCATATTAACCCTCCTCCAAAACTCTTTCATTGAGGTAGCAAACTCAACGGGGAAACTTGAAAGTAACAATATGACTACACATTTCTAGGAAAAACTCTGGCACATGCTCGATAGCCGCCTCTACTGCATGTATGACTGACTCATCCTCTTGTTTGCAGAATAATCCCAGCAGTGATTCACTCGTCGTAGATAGTGGGGCAGGAAATGATGATAGCctataattagaagaaaaaacaacCTTTTCAAATTTTCCACAATTTTATATTTGATGAGGCAGGATGGATTAGACATATTAGGAATAAGGACTTGAAAAAGATTGAGTATCTCTTCCAAAACCTGCGATGTAAAGAAAGAGAGGACTACCTGAATGTCTTCACTCTCCctcaacaaataacaaataccaCACATGGCCATCACTTCGCATTCAAAACGAAATGCAGCTCTGAAATGTAAAAACAATTTAACGGTTTATATCTGAGGGTGACAGTGAAGCATTTAAGAATTGGGAGAACAACTTGAGGATCAGTCAGTGCATCTCGTGTCAGAAGACTTGTGAGTGACGAGGACACAATGTTCTCGTCATTTGCCTGCAGAGGAATGGAAACATATTTGAGGAGTCCAGTCAATATCTCTAAAACACGGTTAGTCCACTACAATCGTCAACTAAGTCGTACACAAAACAGACTTTCTTCATTGGCCACATACATCAAGTGTTGAATAAATACACAGTGGGCCTCCAAATAGATGGCCTGCACACAAAAACTAACAATCACCCCACAACATCAAACCTCTCATAGTCTACCAAATAACCCCAGACATCCAGTAGTCCGTCGGGGTAGTAGGATATGTTGTCGTAGCCCTACAATAATCAAACAACAAAACCTGCAATTCCAATTCGAGAATGTAAACTAGACGGGACTCAAAAAGAAAAGACTCGTCAATGACTTGACTTCTCAAACAATCCAGCAAGAGATTCCACAGTTCTTCGTCAGTCCCCCAGTACTCAACCATGAAGCGAAGTGACTCCGCAATCCATATTGCCAATCCTCCAGGACTGACTAGTCTTAACACATCCTTCATCTCAATACATATCTCTTCAGTCCTCTAAACAGAATATATCCCAACACTACATCCACATCTACTCCATCTGGTGAATATCCCATCAATTTCATCTCCTCCAATATGTCGATAGGAAATGGACAGTGGTAGAACAGTCTCACCACTCCTTCATCACCACACTCCACGGAATAGTCCCCAGGTCTCGCCACCAACCGTTGGAATGCCTCCTTCGCCCGAGCAGACCACTGTCCCCCTTGGAGGAGACAGCAATAGTGAGCAAAGGCATTGAATCGGCAGTATTCCGAGGGCATCATATACATGTCCGACACTACTACAGTGGGAGTCTCCCCCGTATCTACCCACGTGACCTCACATCGTGATTCCCCGACCACCTCCTTCACAATTCCACGTCGGAAACTGCCATCAGATCACAGACTTACCAATAATCTTTTCTTGCGTTGTTTTCCGGAAATATTGTGATCACGTAATCCCCCTCCTTCGGGTGGATACAGTGCTTAAACTTGGAGTACTGACTGTATAAATCTCCATTCATTTCTCTGAACAACCCCAACGAGTCGCATTTATGCACATAAAACAATGACGGACTCTCAACATGACTAATCTCCACCGAAATAGTTCCTTCGAACGACTCCCTCCCAATTTCCGATCTAGTCAATGGCAACGGGGGATAACCTGGACATGGAGTGTCCGTAGAGTCgttcagtgagtgtgtgtatgtgctataaTGAATAACCAAGCATACATCTTTATTGGGTTGTCCCATTTTCTGTACAATCAAGTGGTTTAACAAATCAAAGTCCATGACAGGCACATCCAAAATGGATAGTTTACAACACTTGATGAGAGTGTTAACCCAAAAGGTATTCCCCGCTCTACTGTCTACAACGAGTGGTCACCTCAACTCAATGTGGGCCACGACTTGTTCTCCTTGGACTAATTGTTCCACGTGACTGTTCACTTGGGTATTCCACTCTGAATTCATATCGCACGGAACAATCCCACTCAAATACACATCCACGGCCTGACTCCACTCACTCAGACACTACCTGTGGCCGAATTGAGGACAGGACAGACGGTAGGACAAAAATGTTCTCCCTCTGAGTTATGTGAGAAGACCCTTCGTCCAGCAGTGTCACGACCAAGTCATTGTCTCGACACTCGTCTATCACAGCACTAGGGAATATTGAAAAGAGTGTGCCGTTTGAATGTCTCTCTCCTCAAAACAGCCACTCGATCACCCACTTGAAAGTGTTCTGGCCTGATCTGCTGTTGCTGGTTAGAAAAGTATTTAAGAATGTCAATGTTGAGTTGCTTGGATTGTTTCTCATACGTTTTTGTGCACGATCCGGAATCGGAGTGGGAAATGATCCGACAGCGGAAATGGGATGCATCGACCACGAAAAGCACCAACATTCGAATATCCCCCGACGACGGGAGACCATCGCACTCAGGGTCATCGAAATAATCAAAAAAATGGGAGCCCCCATGACTGTCCGGACATTGAAATCCCAAACTAAGAAATACTTAAGTCGATTCAACCGGCAAAATCCAAACTGTAGAAATGTCCTACAAGCAGTTCTTCCTTTCTTGTTGAAAGCCAAACTACTGAGGGGGTCAGGAATCGGTAACTGGGCACGACTCATCAAGTTCACAAAGAAATTGCAAAGGGCATACAAACCAGAGTGAGAGTTGTGTATTAGAACATGAGACGAGACAGTCTACCCATAATTGCCCAAACTACCTTCGACACTCC
This genomic interval from Octopus sinensis unplaced genomic scaffold, ASM634580v1 Contig09189, whole genome shotgun sequence contains the following:
- the LOC115228024 gene encoding craniofacial development protein 2-like; this encodes MRLQRDFTLLSFNVRGLSDLSKRKILCRDLNAYGATIGCFQETKVKGGLDEIHNEYRIILLPSESRHYGQGFGIHKTFWNSIHKYYRVNDRICVLQLRQKTLTNTDRIISIINVYAPQSGRLKKNMDELDSFYHMLSKTYTSIKTSFLILIAGDWNAKAGKGRGEEVFMGRHGRGIRNAPGEMLVNFCSIFKLLLCNTVFPHAARHKTTWTGTRRNKNGEYVNIYNQIDYIICRQEEKHRLLDARSYGGALTLSDHKAIVARLRLKRIFGSPLSKENESNRIRYSVEKLITSDVTKEKYSQAIIENLNNRNGKRPKQKLGYIRKTYSQSCNGNHWTTAFRTTQTQD
- the LOC115228023 gene encoding uncharacterized protein LOC115228023 translates to MFDDVPISSATGVQQGDPLGPVLFALGVNSIAHSVRSPVNIWYLDDATICGPPDAVFDDLRSILPSLSDIGLSINANKSEIVNIALNPSDFTASISTCRGILSDVRITDKSNLTILGAPMGPSALECSLAGKISHLSKMIDKLKVIEPHVAFFLLRNHFSVPKILYTLRCAPCFQRGDLLSDLDNILRLGTSSLCNLAFDDPGWTQASLPVRWGGLGLRSYSDLALPAFLSAHHASRTLSDIVLRNLPERKLSEVYSAARGRWEARFGS